The Methanobrevibacter millerae genome includes the window CTTTACCTGGTGCGAATAATACATCATTTTCTTGTAAGTATTCGGTTGCTTCAATGGAAGTAGGCATATTTGCTCCTTCAGCTACAGCCAAAACACCATTTTTAACTAATGCTTTTGCATCATCCAATAATAATTCATTTTGGGTTGCGCATGGTAATGCGATGTCACATTTAATTGTCCATACACCTTTACCTTCGTGGTATTCTGCACTTTCTCTTGCTTCAGCATAAGCAGTTAATCTTTCTCTTCTAACTTCTTTTACTTCTTTTAATAATTCAACGTCGATTCCTTCAGGATCATAAATCCAACCGGTTGAATCGGAACAGGTTACAGGTTTACCACCTAATTGCTGTGCTTTTTCGATTGCATAAATAGCTACATTACCTGCACCTGATACTGCAATGGTTTTACCTGCAATATCAATATCGTTTGCTTTTAACATTGCATTGGTGAAGTATAATAATCCATATCCAGTAGCTTCAGTTCTTGCAAGAGATCCGCCGAAGGTTAATCCTTTACCGGTTAATACTCCTTCGTATAATCCTCTAATTCTTTTATATTGACCGAATAAGAATCCAATCTCACGACCACCTACACCAATATCTCCAGCAGGCACATCAGTATCTGCTCCGATGTATTTGCATAATTCGGTCATGAAACTTTGACAGAATGCCATGATTTCTCTGTCTGATTTTCCTTTAGGATCAAAGTCTGATCCTCCTTTTCCTCCACCGATTGGAAGTCCGGTTAATGAGTTTTTGAAGATTTGTTCAAATCCTAAAAATTTAATAATACCGAGGTTTACTGAAGGGTGGAAACGTAATCCTCCTTTGTATGGTCCAATAGCTGAATTGAATTGGACACGGTATCCTGTGTTTACTTGCACTTGTCCGTTGTCATCTACCCATGGGACACGGAATTTGAATTGTCTTTCAGGATTGGTTAATCTTTCAAGAAGTGCATTTTTCTTAAATTCTTCTTCATTTTCTTCAATAACAACCCTTAAGGATTCCAATACTTCGCGTACAGCTTGATGGAATTCTGGTTCGGAAGGGTTTTGTTCAATAATAGTTTCAATTACATCGTCTACGTATGACAAAATTATTCCTCCAATATTCATTATCAAATATTATTTTGATATGACAATTAATTTTTTGTACCTTCTTATATTTAATAGTTTTCAATTTTTTTAAAAAAAATCGAATATAATTAATTATATTAATAATTTTATTAGACAAATAAATATTAAATTTAAAAAAATTTATATAAAATTATAGAAGTTTTATTATAATAAGATACAATATTTAGTAAAAATAGTTATTTTATAAACAAAAATATAAAAAATCAAATAAAATATAAATAATAATATAAAATTCTGAAAAATAATAATCATTGTTTATAAAATTATTAATTAAATTAAACAAAATTGGGTGGAAGTATATGTCCGACTAGAAAAAAACACAAAACGGTGGAAGTATATGTCCGACTAGAAAAAAAACAAAAAAATTACACAAAAAAACCAAAAACAAAATAAAAAAAAGTAAAGGATTATAAAAATCCTAGTGTCCTACATAGTATCTTAAAATTGCCCCAATACCACCAAAAGCACGGTAAAGTTGCATTCCTTCTTCAGTTTCAGTAGAAATAAACTCAACAGACGTATTCATTTCTTCAGCCATTTCAACAAAATCATCAACTAAAAGCTCAGAAGAATCTTCTTTAAGCAATTCATTACAATTAGGACAACGTTCTTCAAGTGAATCTGCTTCAGATTGATTTTTAACAGTGATTCCTTTTTCAAAACCACAGCTTCCACATTTGAAAGTTTTACGCATTGAATCCAAATCTTCGGATAAGAGCAAAGTATCAACAGCACCAATAATCAAGTTGTTTCTAACTTCCTCTTCACCATAGGAATACAAACCATCATCTTTTCTAAGTTCACCCAAAAACTTTTGAATAACTTCTTTTTCATGGATAACATCCAATTCATTTAAAAGATCAGTTGATTTATTTATAACTTCACGAATACCAAATTCACCAGTGTAGGAAGTATCAACAGTTGCAATGATTTTATCCTTAATCTCATATTGGATATAATCCGCATCAACCAAATCATTTTTAGTAAAACCCGGTCCACCAATAACAACCGCTTTCAAATCATCTTTTAATGGTAAAAATTCATCATTGATACGCCTAGCAATACGTTTCAAGAATTCACGAGCTTCATCCTCAATTACACGGTCAAACCTTCTTTGTGATTGTCCCCCTGCCTTATGTTTTCCTGGAACACCACTGGTCAAATGACCGACAAGAGTAATTTTTTTACCTTTTAATGTTGCAATAGTAGCTTCTTTTCTGTCGACTACTGCCAAACCATAAGTGTCCCTTTCCTCAATCATGTATTCAAGAGGTTCTAAGAAAAATTCATTATTACATTTATACCAGTAAGTTGTAACCGGTTCAGGTGGCTCCAAAATATATTTTTCCATCTTTTCAGTACCAGGACCACCTTTAGGAATCATACCAACAAATAATACAATACCATTTTCCGGAGGTTGTTTGTATAAACGTATGCTTTGCAAAATAACCTCAATAGCTGACTGAACATTCTTTTTGGTTTGTTTACTCTTGATGTTAGCACTCTGCCCAAGTTCATCCCTCATATGTTTACCGACATCACTGAGCTGTTTGTCAGGAGGGATATATACTGAAACAAGTTCTGTACCTCTTCCTCTTTTTTGTGATAACTCTTTTAAAGTTTTTTTAAATTCATATAATTCTTTTGATGAGACTTCTGACATGATATCCCCCATAATAAAAATTAATATAATATATAAAATTATCTACTTACAAATATAAATAATTAATGAAAAATAAGCTATTTTTTACAATAATTTTTCTTTTCCATAATTATTAAATAATTCAATTTCCTCTTGAGGAATGCTTTCGATTTCAAGCAAATCCAAACCGGTTAATTTTTTAACATCATATGCCAGACACAAATAAGTATCTGGATATTCATTATGTCCTAGAATATTCCATATGATAGAATTATTGAAAACAAGCTCCAAATACCAGTCATATCCGTCCAATACAGGAGAATCATGATTTTTAGATTTATTTTGATAACTTTCAAAAATCCATTCATAGACACCGTACTTTTCTAAAAGATTATACAGAACTGTAAGGTCAATATCTTCCTTTTCATAATAACCAGTAATTTCCCGGTTTTCAACATCCACCATTACGCTAGGGTGTGGCGTATCATAAGGATAAACCTCATAATGGCCGAATTCAATTGAAGTGAGTTCCAGTCTATTATTTTTCTTATCATAAACCCCATCATGTTGTATATTGAAAAATAAATTTGTAACTATTTTTTCTAGATTGGATATATTCAAAACATCGAAATTAAATAAATTAAATAGCATTTCTCCAAATTCAATCCAATTTTCAGGAAAATTATTTTTTATACAATATTCCTGATAGTCTCCTGAAAAATAGAGATTAATGTTGCATGAATAGACATTTTCCAGTTTCTCAAAATATGAAAAGCTTTCGGATTCAAAATCATTAAAAAGCTTCAAATCAGCAAACTTCTTTTGAATATAATCTATTGATTTTTCGTCCAGATGATGAATCTTACTTGAAACTCTCTTTTTTAAATCATTTAAAATTGGAGACCAAGGATAACTGGCCAAATAATTAGTTTCAAAGAATCTGTCAGGATAAATCATTTCATTTATATTAAAATAAGCATTTCCACGAACTAAATCTATAATAAAACAATCATAATGCTTATTTAATTTTTTAAAATTGAATCTTTGGATAATCTCTATTTTTTCAAGCAAATTTTCACCGACACAGATTATTGATAATAATATTTGTAATGAATACTTTTAAATAATATTGATTAACTAATTTTAATTTAGTGATAATATGGTTATAAGAAGATGCCCTAAATGCCACACAACAAGTGACGACCAATATGGATTTTGTATAAAATGCGGATATGAATTTCCAGAATTAGAAGTTGATGCAAACACATGCCCATTATGCAATTATTCAAATCCTGAAGAGGCAGATTACTGTGTAAAATGCGGTAGCCCATTGATTTTTAAAAAACAGTTTGAACAGGAACAGTCACTCAATCCCATTATCATTCAAAGAAAAATATCTGAAGATGCCCAAAGAATTAATGCGCCACATACCAGCAGATTTTTAATTCTTTTAGGATACATCTTCTCAATTTTAGGTGGACTTTTAGGTCTAATTATTGCAATTTATCTTATAACAAGAAAAGATCCTGTCGCAAAAAAACACGGACGCATTCAGCTTGCAATATTCATATTCTATTTAGTGCTGATATTAATATTGATATTGACTGGCACGATAAATACCGATACATTAATGAACTATAGCCAAATGAATTTTGCTAATTTGACTAACGTGACCTTATAATCGGTAAATACATCACAATAGCCCCATCACCACCATCATAATAATTCGGAACTATCCTATCAACTTTAAAATTAAACTGCTTATAGAATTTATATGCACCACAGTTATTTTCATTAACTTCCAAATAGATATTTGCTATGTCAAACATCATTAAAACTTGAATAGCTTTGGATAATAAACGAGTTCCTGCCTTTAATCGCCTGTAATTCTTATCAACTGCAAGAGAAATAATGTGGCCCTGATTTTCATACTTAATCCAGAAAATTATATAGCCGATTACATAGCCGTCTTCTTCTGCAACCAAAAAACCAGTACCCATATCATATAATCCCTTAAATGTATTTATCCCATATGATTGACTAAATGACATGTTTTCAATTTCAAAAACTCTCTTTAAATCACTCGGCCTGAACTCACGTATTATCATCATATCAATAATATAACAAAGAAGTTATTTAAATATTATTAAGAAAAAAATATACATCTTTTTGTAACCAAAATTATTAAGAAAAATTTAATATTATAAATTACTTAAATATTAAAGATATATTATAAGAGTTGATTATATGTGGCAGAATTTCGCAGAATATATTTTATCACGATGTGAAAAAAATCCAACCAGAATATGTGAAATAGCTGTTGGAAAATTCACACAGGTTTTTGATTATTTAAATGAGCAGGAAAATGTTGAAATTATAAAAACAGACATTTCTCCAAACGATCCAAGTGTGATAAAAGACGACATTACTAATCCAAATTTGAAAATATATGAAAATTTAGATATAATCTATTCAATAAGGCCACCAAGCGAGTTGCAACCATATATAATTAATCTGGCATTAAAAACGGACACAAAACTAATCATTAAACCGTTATTTAATGAAGATATAAATGGAAAAAATGTAAAATTAAAATTAAAAAACTATAAAAAAGCAAGTTTTTATACATTGGGTGTCTAAATGACAAACGACATTTTATCAAAATATCAAACATCGAAAAATGGATTAAACGAAAGCGAAGTTCGAAAAAGACAAGAAAAATACGGTCCGAATAAACTCTTAGAACAAAAACCAAAAAGTCCTGTTTTTTATTTTTTGAACAGTTCGTGGATGTTTTAATAGCTCTTTTAATTATTGCAGCCATTGCTGCTTATGCTATTGGAGATGTTATAGATGCAGGAGTAATCATCTTAGCCATTTTATTAAATGTTATCATGGGATTTATACAGGAATATCGCTCCCAAAAAGCAGTAGAAATGCTTAAAACATTAATAACAAAACATGCAATAGTAAAAAGAGATGGTGAAATTAAAACAATCGATTCAGAAGAACTGACTATTGGAGACATAGTGCTTTTAGAGGAAGGAATTAAAGTACCTGCAGATTTAATTTTAATCGAATCAAATAATCTTATTGTTGATGAATCATCCCTGACAGGCGAATCAGAAGGCGTTAACAAAAACATTGGTGATGAAGCACACATGGATTCAAATATTTTATCCGGAAATGCTGTTGGCGTTGTCTCAAACATAGGTATGTCCACAAGCATTGGAAGGATTGCCGAAGTTGTCCAGCAGGAATCCAGCGAAACACCTCTTCAAAAGAAAGTTGACAGATTAGGAAAATCATTATCTGCAATTGCAATAATTGTATGTATTGTTGTTTTCTTTTTAGAGTTATTCAAGGGCGTTCCTCTGGTTCAGACATTCATGACTGCAGTTTCACTTGCAGTTGCAGCAATTCCCGAAGGATTGCCTGCCGTTTTAACATTGACCCTGGCTTTAGGAATGCAGCAGATGGCAAAATCAAATGCAATAGTTAAAAGACTGCTTTCTGTTGAAACTCTTGGATCATGTACAGTCATATGCAGTGATAAAACAGGTACATTAACAGAAAACAAAATGACAGTTACTGATTCATTTTATTATAATGAGGAAAAGACTGCATTTATTGGAACATTATGCAACAATGCACTGATTAAAGAGAATGAAACAATTGGAAACTCAACCGACATTGCAATTTTAAAACATTTCCAAGACAAAAAAATCAAAACTGAAAGATATGATAGAGTAAATGAAATTCCACTTGACCGTTCTCGTAAAATAATGACTACTGAATATACGTGCAGTGATGAAAATAATATTATTTTATCAAAAGGTGCTCCAGAAATAATAATATCCAAATGTAAATACATAGATAATAATGGAAGTACTAAAATAATCACACCTGAAATCAAGGAAACGCTATCTAAAAAAATTAATGAAATGACAGGCAATGCTTTAAGAGTAATAGGTTTTGCATATAAAATCAAAGATGAAAATCCGGATGAAGAAAACCTTACATTTACTGGCCTTGTTGGAATAATAGATCCTGCTAAAAAAAGTGCTGAAAAAGCAGTGAAAGACTGTAAAAAAGCAGGAATCAAAGTAGTGATGATAACAGGAGACCACAAAAAAACAGCAACTGCTATTGCAAAAAATCTCAAAATACTGACAACAGGCAAGGTCATAACAGGAGAAGAACTTGATTCAATGAATGATGAAGAATATTCCAAAATCGTAGAAGATATTCAGGTCTATGCAAGGGTAAAACCAACACAAAAAATGAGAATTGTTGAAACACTGAAAAACAAAGGAAACATAGTTTCAATGACTGGAGACGGTGTTAATGATGCCCCTGCACTTAAAAAAGCATCAATAGGAGTTTCAATGGGAAATGGTACAGATGTTGCTCATGAAGCATCAGATATGATAATAGAAGACAATGACTTTGCAACAATAGTCAAAGCAATAAAAGAAGGAAGAAAAATCTATGACAACATTAAAAGATTCGTAAAGTTTCAGGTATCCACAAATGTTGGTGCAATATTAACAATTATAGGTACATCAATCTTATCTCTCCCATTGCCGTTCAATCCAGCACAACTGTTATGGATTAATATAGTAATGGACGGACCTCCTGCACAGACATTAGGTCTTGAAGGTGCAGAAAAAGACATAATGGAAAGAAAACCAGAAACAGGAGATATTTTAAATAGAAATGTGCTGCTTAAAATATTCATATCAGGAATTGTTATGGCCATCGGAACAATTGGCGTTTTTATTCATGAATTGAATACATCAAACGACACTAAAGCAATGACTGTTGCATTTACATTATTTGTGGTTTATCAATTGTTTAATGCATATAACTGCAAGGCAAACTCTGAAAGCTCAAGTAAATACCTGTATTTGGGAATATCTCTTTCATTAATACTGCAAATTTTAATAATATATATTCCACAACTTCAAATTATATTTAAGACAACATCTATCGGATTAATAGATTGGATCATTATTATAATCGTTGCATTTACAATAATAATAACTGAAAAAGTAATGAATAAAGTGATACAATGAAAGATTTGAACATATTTATTTTGGGAGGAACCAAGGACTCAACTGAAATAATTAAACACTTGAAAAATAATTACAATACCCATATTTTAACTACCACAACAACAGAATATGGATCAAAATTAGCTGCGGAAGCGGGAAGCGATGATACAATATCAAGACCTCTCCTAAAAGATGAAATTATCAAAATCATAAACAATTCTGACTTTGATTTGCTGATAGATGCAACACACCCATTTGCAGAACACATTACAAAAACAAGCGTAAGCGTTTCAAAGATTTGCAATATCTCATACATCAGATTTGAAAGGCCATCACTAAACTTTGACAATATAGACACATCACATATAATTTATGCAAAATCCTTTGAAAATGCAGGACAGATAATATCTGAAGAAATACCCGAGGGAAATATCCTTCACTTTGCTGGCGCAAACACTATGGAAGATGTATTGAAAAATGTTTCAACAGAACGATTTTATCCACGAATTTTAAAAGTTCCAAAATCCATTGAAAAATGCGAAAAGCTGGGAATAAAAGAGGACCATATCATAGCTATGGAAGGTGCCGCCAGCTTAAAGGAAAACATGGATTTAATTGAAAAACATAATGCAAGTGTCATGATTACAAAGGAAAGCGGTGAAATAGGCGGAGTAATTGAAAAAATTGATGCTGCAAACAAGAAAGACATATCTCTAATCATGATTAAAAGACCATTCATCAAAGAATTGAATAAAAAAGACATTGTTTCTAATTTAGAAGAACTTGATGAAAAAATAGAAAAAATAATTAAAAGCGCCGAGACTGAGATTTGAACTCAGGAGGAGAAACTCCACGGGATTTCAAGTCCCGCGCCTTACCAGACTAGACTACCTCGGCCCACAAAACAAATGATATAAAAAAAATCTTATTTTTAAATTTGAAAAATTTATAATAACGCCGAGACTGGGATTTGAACCCAGGCGGAGAAACTCCACGGGATTTCAAGTCCCGCGCCTTACCAGGCTAGACTATCTCGGCTTTATGAATATAACAAGGAAATATTTAGAAAAGTCTAAATATTTATCCTTTAAGTTCAATTTCTATACTTACATTATCAGGAACATTAACTTTCATTACTTGTCTCATTGCACGTTCGTCAGCTCCAATACCGACTAAACGTTTGTGAATCCTAAGTTCCCATTTTTCCCAAGAAGCTTTTCCTTCACCATCTGGTGATTTTCTTGTAGGAACTACTAATTTTTTAGTAGGTAATGGAATAGGACCAGATAAATCCACACCAGTTCTTTCAGCAATGTTTTTAAGTTGGTCACAAACATATGCTAATTTTTCTGGATCGGTTCCTGTAAGCTTAATTCTTGCTTGATTCATTAATTATCCTCCAAAGTACAAAAAAAAGAAAAGATAGTGTTAAGTTAAAAACTTAAACACAAATTTTCACAAACTTATTGTTTTTCAGTAATTTCAATACATAAACCAGCTGCAACAGTTTGACCCATATCTCTGATAGCAAATCTACCCATTTGTGGGATTTCTTTTGCGTTTTCGAGACACATTGGTTTAGTAGGTTTGATTTTAACAATAGCTGCATTACCAGTTTTTAAGAAATCAGGGTTTTCTTCGTCAACAGCACCAGTAGCAGGGTTTAATTTTTGCATTAATTCTAAGAAAGTACATGCTACTTGGGAAGTGTGACAGTGGAATACAGGAGTGTATCCAACGGTGATTACAC containing:
- the gdhA gene encoding NADP-specific glutamate dehydrogenase, with product MSYVDDVIETIIEQNPSEPEFHQAVREVLESLRVVIEENEEEFKKNALLERLTNPERQFKFRVPWVDDNGQVQVNTGYRVQFNSAIGPYKGGLRFHPSVNLGIIKFLGFEQIFKNSLTGLPIGGGKGGSDFDPKGKSDREIMAFCQSFMTELCKYIGADTDVPAGDIGVGGREIGFLFGQYKRIRGLYEGVLTGKGLTFGGSLARTEATGYGLLYFTNAMLKANDIDIAGKTIAVSGAGNVAIYAIEKAQQLGGKPVTCSDSTGWIYDPEGIDVELLKEVKEVRRERLTAYAEARESAEYHEGKGVWTIKCDIALPCATQNELLLDDAKALVKNGVLAVAEGANMPTSIEATEYLQENDVLFAPGKASNAGGVATSALEMSQNSQRLSWTFEEVDSKLQAIMENIFANAAAAAKEYGMDKNYVAGANIAGFQKVVEAMNAQGIV
- the prf1 gene encoding peptide chain release factor aRF-1, which translates into the protein MSEVSSKELYEFKKTLKELSQKRGRGTELVSVYIPPDKQLSDVGKHMRDELGQSANIKSKQTKKNVQSAIEVILQSIRLYKQPPENGIVLFVGMIPKGGPGTEKMEKYILEPPEPVTTYWYKCNNEFFLEPLEYMIEERDTYGLAVVDRKEATIATLKGKKITLVGHLTSGVPGKHKAGGQSQRRFDRVIEDEAREFLKRIARRINDEFLPLKDDLKAVVIGGPGFTKNDLVDADYIQYEIKDKIIATVDTSYTGEFGIREVINKSTDLLNELDVIHEKEVIQKFLGELRKDDGLYSYGEEEVRNNLIIGAVDTLLLSEDLDSMRKTFKCGSCGFEKGITVKNQSEADSLEERCPNCNELLKEDSSELLVDDFVEMAEEMNTSVEFISTETEEGMQLYRAFGGIGAILRYYVGH
- a CDS encoding zinc ribbon domain-containing protein, which codes for MVIRRCPKCHTTSDDQYGFCIKCGYEFPELEVDANTCPLCNYSNPEEADYCVKCGSPLIFKKQFEQEQSLNPIIIQRKISEDAQRINAPHTSRFLILLGYIFSILGGLLGLIIAIYLITRKDPVAKKHGRIQLAIFIFYLVLILILILTGTINTDTLMNYSQMNFANLTNVTL
- the rimI gene encoding ribosomal protein S18-alanine N-acetyltransferase, yielding MIIREFRPSDLKRVFEIENMSFSQSYGINTFKGLYDMGTGFLVAEEDGYVIGYIIFWIKYENQGHIISLAVDKNYRRLKAGTRLLSKAIQVLMMFDIANIYLEVNENNCGAYKFYKQFNFKVDRIVPNYYDGGDGAIVMYLPIIRSR
- a CDS encoding UPF0146 family protein — translated: MWQNFAEYILSRCEKNPTRICEIAVGKFTQVFDYLNEQENVEIIKTDISPNDPSVIKDDITNPNLKIYENLDIIYSIRPPSELQPYIINLALKTDTKLIIKPLFNEDINGKNVKLKLKNYKKASFYTLGV
- the cobK gene encoding precorrin-6A reductase, coding for MKDLNIFILGGTKDSTEIIKHLKNNYNTHILTTTTTEYGSKLAAEAGSDDTISRPLLKDEIIKIINNSDFDLLIDATHPFAEHITKTSVSVSKICNISYIRFERPSLNFDNIDTSHIIYAKSFENAGQIISEEIPEGNILHFAGANTMEDVLKNVSTERFYPRILKVPKSIEKCEKLGIKEDHIIAMEGAASLKENMDLIEKHNASVMITKESGEIGGVIEKIDAANKKDISLIMIKRPFIKELNKKDIVSNLEELDEKIEKIIKSAETEI
- the rpsJ gene encoding 30S ribosomal protein S10 codes for the protein MNQARIKLTGTDPEKLAYVCDQLKNIAERTGVDLSGPIPLPTKKLVVPTRKSPDGEGKASWEKWELRIHKRLVGIGADERAMRQVMKVNVPDNVSIEIELKG